Proteins from a genomic interval of Marmota flaviventris isolate mMarFla1 chromosome 8, mMarFla1.hap1, whole genome shotgun sequence:
- the LOC114087631 gene encoding carbonyl reductase [NADPH] 1-like: MQVSRAAHPAMSYPRRVALVTGANKGIGFAIVRGLCRQFSGDVVLTARDEERGRAAVQQLQAEGLSPLFHQLDIDDLQSIRALRDFLRKEYGGLDVLVNNAGIALELADTTPFHIQAEATMKTNFFGTRDVCTELLPLIKPQGRVVNVSSLMSMVSLQECRPELQQKFRSETITEEELVGLMNKFVEDTKNGVHKKEGWPSSAYGVSKIGVTVLSRIYAWKLSEQRRGDKILLNACCPGWVRTDMTGPSAPKSPEEGAETPVYLALLPPEAEGPHGQFVQDKQVSEWRPLLTPPPWSPLAIVH, encoded by the exons ATGCAGGTGTCCCGCGCTGCCCACCCAGCCATGTCGTACCCCCGCCGCGTGGCACTGGTCACCGGAGCCAACAAGGGCATCGGTTTTGCCATCGTGCGCGGCCTCTGTCGCCAGTTCTCGGGGGACGTGGTGCTCACCGCGCGCGACGAGGAGCGAGGCCGGGCAGCGGTGCAGCAGCTGCAGGCAGAGGGCCTGAGCCCGCTCTTCCACCAGCTGGACATCGACGACCTACAGAGCATCCGCGCACTGCGCGACTTCCTGCGCAAGGAGTACGGGGGTCTCGACGTGCTGGTCAACAACGCGGGCATTGCCCTCGAGT tgGCTGATACGACACCCTTTCATATTCAAGCAGAAGCCACAATGAAAACAAActtttttggtacccgggatgTCTGCACAGAGCTACTCCCCCTCATAAAACCACAAG GCAGAGTGGTGAATGTCTCCAGCTTGATGAGTATGGTCAGCCTTCAAGAGTGCAGGCCAGAGCTGCAGCAGAAATTTCGAAGCGAGACCATCACAGAGGAAGAGCTGGTGGGGCTCATGAACAAGTTTGTGGAAGACACAAAGAATGGAGTGCACAAAAAAGAAGGCTGGCCCAGTTCTGCCTATGGAGTGTCCAAGATTGGAGTCACAGTCCTGTCCAGAATCTATGCCTGGAAACTCAGTGAGCAAAGGAGAGGAGACAAGATCCTGTTGAATGCCTGCTGCCCAGGGTGGGTGAGAACCGACATGACAGGACCCTCGGCCCCAAAGAGTCCGGAAGAAGGAGCCGAGACCCCCGTGTACTTGGCCCTTTTGCCCCCAGAGGCAGAGGGGCCTCATGGGCAGTTTGTTCAGGATAAACAAGTTAGTGAGTGGAGACCTCTACTCACACCTCCACCATGGTCTCCACTTGCTATCGTGCACTGA